One genomic region from Leptolyngbyaceae cyanobacterium JSC-12 encodes:
- a CDS encoding hypothetical protein (IMG reference gene:2510093850) — protein MTSALKSTQLKSKPRRQAITRPQRSHLQTVYPVAPTPVQPRQRPKPHLAAVPNLPPRPAVRQLPTHRPIPPWLRLLIQLQRGSVIVTFVLVTAALVVYGSTIYMQQHWSKEYRKLKTMQRSERQMIAAGELIKNQLIQQAEQPGSGLVPRTSEHTIVLEPAPARPPVAAPIPVVTKIEKSSDMAPLGY, from the coding sequence ATGACATCAGCATTAAAATCAACCCAACTTAAATCTAAGCCTCGCAGGCAAGCGATAACTCGTCCTCAGCGATCGCACCTGCAAACTGTTTATCCGGTTGCGCCCACTCCTGTTCAGCCTCGTCAACGCCCCAAGCCGCACCTGGCAGCTGTTCCCAATTTGCCTCCACGTCCTGCAGTCCGCCAGCTTCCAACTCATCGACCGATCCCGCCGTGGCTGCGGTTGTTGATTCAGCTTCAACGTGGCTCTGTGATTGTCACATTTGTTTTAGTAACGGCTGCTCTTGTGGTTTATGGCAGCACCATCTATATGCAACAGCATTGGAGCAAGGAATACCGCAAACTGAAAACGATGCAACGCAGTGAACGTCAAATGATTGCAGCAGGTGAGTTGATCAAAAATCAGTTAATTCAACAGGCAGAGCAACCTGGATCTGGGCTTGTGCCGCGAACATCAGAGCATACCATCGTGTTAGAGCCTGCGCCTGCGCGTCCGCCCGTTGCCGCCCCAATTCCAGTAGTAACGAAAATAGAAAAGTCTTCTGACATGGCTCCGTTGGGCTATTAG
- a CDS encoding cell division protein FtsI/penicillin-binding protein 2 (IMG reference gene:2510093851~PFAM: Penicillin binding protein transpeptidase domain; Penicillin-binding Protein dimerisation domain), with the protein MASPTSSLRSARSRKQRPKFALLPAWIHSPQFRAGLVWAILMTGTGLLAINLFYVQIVKGPALRAVARGNQVTVLRPFVPRRDIVDRAGNVLALDRPVYTLYAHPKLFKEEKSAIAEKLAPILNRSAVSIAKQFDEGESGIRIEYALVEDTQSRIHDLRIDGLELVQNQQRLYPYKEVAADIVGYVNADHQGQAGVELSQQNVLQRTTEPVPLRQMGDGSVMPDKIPSGFLNLDDLQLRLTIDTRLQRVIQPILKKQVSAVNAKRGVVIVMDPHTGELLSLVSEPSYDPNEYFKANPERFKTWAITDLYEPGSTFKPINVAIALEAKVATPDTVVDDSSQITVDGWPIQGGMGGSSTVTEILVNSSNPGMVHLVDLLKPDVYYQWLRRLGLGGTTGIDLPAEMAGQFRNRKTFVETRIERAVTAFGQGFSLTPIQLIQLHAAIANGGKLVTPHVVQGLYTSKGQLYWKPNLRPARQVFSAATTKALLTMMEGAVQEGTGKAAQLPGYRVAGKTGTSQKANGMGGYSESAYVTSFVSMFPADKPQYVILTVIDEPAGGGYGGTVAAPVSKEVMRAIANLRNIAPSSPVEKAEAGEESGE; encoded by the coding sequence ATGGCAAGCCCTACCTCGTCATTGCGTTCGGCTCGTAGTCGCAAACAACGTCCCAAGTTTGCTTTGCTACCTGCCTGGATTCATTCTCCTCAATTTCGGGCGGGACTCGTTTGGGCAATCTTAATGACTGGAACGGGACTCCTGGCGATTAATCTGTTCTATGTTCAAATTGTTAAGGGTCCGGCATTGCGGGCAGTGGCGCGGGGGAATCAGGTAACGGTTTTACGCCCCTTCGTACCTCGACGAGATATTGTAGATCGGGCTGGTAATGTACTGGCCCTGGATCGTCCGGTTTATACGCTATATGCTCACCCAAAGTTGTTCAAAGAGGAAAAGAGCGCGATCGCAGAAAAACTGGCTCCAATTTTGAACCGTTCTGCCGTCAGCATTGCCAAACAATTTGATGAAGGAGAGTCGGGCATTCGGATTGAGTATGCCCTGGTAGAAGACACCCAATCTCGTATTCATGACTTACGCATTGATGGGTTGGAACTAGTGCAAAATCAGCAGCGTCTTTACCCCTACAAAGAAGTAGCGGCTGATATTGTGGGCTATGTCAATGCCGATCACCAAGGGCAGGCTGGAGTGGAACTGAGCCAGCAAAATGTATTGCAACGCACTACAGAACCCGTGCCCTTACGGCAGATGGGAGATGGCTCTGTTATGCCAGACAAAATTCCCTCTGGGTTCTTAAATCTGGATGATTTGCAACTGCGGCTAACCATTGATACTCGGCTTCAGCGCGTTATTCAACCGATCTTGAAAAAGCAAGTCTCTGCTGTTAATGCCAAGCGGGGCGTAGTGATTGTAATGGATCCTCACACAGGTGAGCTATTATCGCTGGTATCAGAGCCATCCTATGACCCCAATGAATATTTCAAGGCAAACCCCGAACGGTTTAAAACCTGGGCAATTACAGATTTGTATGAACCTGGTTCAACTTTTAAGCCAATCAATGTAGCGATCGCCCTGGAGGCAAAAGTTGCCACTCCTGACACCGTTGTAGACGACTCTAGCCAGATCACTGTGGATGGCTGGCCAATTCAAGGTGGGATGGGCGGTAGCTCGACGGTAACAGAGATCTTAGTCAACTCCAGCAACCCTGGCATGGTGCATCTTGTGGATCTGCTGAAGCCCGATGTGTATTATCAATGGTTACGGCGTTTAGGGTTGGGAGGTACAACTGGGATTGATTTGCCTGCCGAAATGGCTGGGCAGTTTAGAAATCGCAAAACCTTTGTAGAAACCCGAATTGAACGAGCCGTTACAGCATTTGGACAGGGCTTTTCGCTAACACCTATTCAACTCATTCAACTCCATGCCGCGATCGCAAACGGAGGCAAACTCGTCACTCCTCACGTTGTTCAAGGGTTGTATACCAGCAAAGGACAGCTTTACTGGAAACCCAATCTACGCCCAGCTCGGCAAGTCTTTTCAGCGGCCACCACGAAAGCGCTGCTGACCATGATGGAAGGTGCAGTGCAGGAAGGAACTGGGAAAGCTGCTCAGTTGCCAGGATACCGGGTGGCTGGTAAAACCGGAACTTCACAAAAAGCCAATGGTATGGGCGGTTATTCTGAAAGTGCCTACGTCACTAGTTTTGTCAGTATGTTTCCAGCTGACAAACCCCAATACGTTATCCTCACTGTGATTGATGAACCTGCTGGTGGTGGCTACGGTGGAACAGTCGCTGCCCCTGTTTCAAAGGAAGTAATGCGGGCGATCGCTAACCTCAGGAACATTGCGCCATCGTCTCCAGTAGAAAAAGCAGAAGCAGGAGAGGAAAGTGGGGAGTAG